One window of the Spirochaetota bacterium genome contains the following:
- a CDS encoding SpoIIE family protein phosphatase: MFKKKQPSADLAVVERQIYNLSKLVNINSMINSTLDMGKLMTVIMETIKDIMDTEASTLLLYEEKANDLVFKVALGEAGKELTERYRIKLGQGIAGWVAEMRKPIFINNVYDDRRFDPEFDRITGFTTKSIICTPLLFKGKLLGVIQAINPTNRPGFNDEDMGLFKVFSDQAALAVQNAIYFQNALEEERIKSELVSAQVIQEALIPDVDIQRGPIRITAKSVTAREIGGEFHGLFPLDGEHIGIALGDLHVKGVPGGLHASIVSGAIRALAKLKGRNPVELVRMLHLIMEHDERPIRNASLLYGVLDLPERKLRFLNAGVAYPILVRDGVARYLRFGKRSLGQNIEESKSVAVSLKPGDLFVVLSDGILRIKNRMGKQLGLKDLMRFLEKDFPRSESIIESILSFAGDFAEELGIREDISVIALRVE, from the coding sequence CATGATCAACTCAACCCTTGACATGGGTAAGCTTATGACCGTGATCATGGAGACGATCAAGGACATCATGGACACCGAGGCCAGTACGCTCCTCCTTTACGAGGAGAAAGCGAACGATCTTGTCTTCAAGGTGGCCCTGGGAGAGGCAGGGAAGGAACTGACCGAGCGGTATAGGATTAAACTTGGACAGGGAATCGCCGGATGGGTGGCCGAAATGCGGAAGCCCATCTTCATCAACAACGTGTACGACGACCGGCGCTTTGATCCGGAGTTCGACCGCATTACCGGCTTCACGACAAAATCCATCATTTGCACGCCACTTCTCTTCAAAGGAAAGCTCCTCGGCGTCATACAGGCCATCAACCCGACCAACAGGCCCGGCTTCAACGACGAGGACATGGGCCTTTTCAAGGTTTTCAGCGACCAGGCCGCACTGGCGGTCCAGAACGCCATTTATTTCCAGAACGCCCTTGAAGAGGAGCGGATAAAGAGCGAGCTCGTCTCCGCGCAGGTCATTCAGGAGGCCCTCATCCCTGACGTTGATATCCAGCGCGGCCCAATCAGGATAACAGCCAAGTCAGTAACGGCGCGCGAGATCGGCGGCGAATTCCACGGCCTGTTCCCCCTTGACGGCGAACATATCGGCATCGCCCTCGGCGATCTCCATGTGAAGGGCGTCCCCGGCGGCCTGCACGCGTCAATCGTTAGCGGCGCCATCCGGGCCCTTGCAAAATTAAAAGGAAGAAACCCGGTGGAACTGGTGCGGATGCTCCACCTCATAATGGAACACGACGAGCGGCCCATTCGCAACGCGTCGCTTCTTTACGGCGTCCTCGATCTCCCGGAGAGAAAGCTCCGCTTCCTCAATGCCGGCGTCGCCTACCCGATACTGGTCCGCGACGGCGTCGCGCGCTACCTCAGGTTCGGCAAGCGGAGCCTGGGGCAGAATATCGAGGAGTCGAAGAGCGTCGCCGTTTCCCTCAAGCCGGGAGACCTCTTCGTCGTGCTGTCCGATGGCATACTCAGGATCAAGAACAGAATGGGAAAGCAGCTGGGGCTGAAGGACCTGATGCGATTCCTTGAAAAGGATTTCCCGCGATCGGAAAGCATCATCGAGTCCATTTTGAGTTTTGCGGGCGATTTCGCCGAGGAGCTGGGCATCAGGGAAGATATATCCGTCATCGCCCTGCGCGTGGAATAA